Proteins encoded in a region of the Mycoplasma mobile 163K genome:
- a CDS encoding ATP-binding protein: protein MQIKKISFENVKVFNNLELEWNNHTGIIGIIGQNSSGKTIILETIELVFQIMNMEKFLNSNLFSYQSFLNYLQKDNLGLNLISSYSPFYIHKKIEKFLNILFFDKNKKFVFNIFFQNGDNYKMIISNQNENVSIFLYFNEILKEEILNFNNFIRNFYLYYFSFETKILNSKEEIEKIFFEQNKKISNFKKEYEILNLEITYLAESRPIDISNFNNRINYIFYFFKSQKIEDQYKKYKEKFLKWMKISDAWIDDFEIQNDFYWYFKNTKGELINWNQLSKGTQKWAAFFYDIISRYLLKDKITVNKNIFFLIDEIENFMHLKLTKTFIDLMIQYFENNLNNSIGKIHLIYTTHQPLLFENLNLNEKQNIYFLEKHQGYSKIKKYSSLDQNFTYEYLEEKIGTHPLDKIIDDFLKEMN from the coding sequence ATGCAAATAAAAAAAATAAGTTTTGAAAATGTTAAAGTTTTCAATAATTTAGAATTAGAATGAAATAATCACACAGGAATTATAGGTATAATAGGACAAAATTCATCTGGAAAAACAATAATCCTTGAAACAATAGAATTAGTTTTTCAAATTATGAATATGGAAAAATTTTTAAATTCTAATCTTTTTTCTTATCAATCATTTTTAAATTATTTACAAAAAGATAATTTAGGATTAAATTTAATATCTTCATATTCACCTTTTTATATACATAAGAAAATAGAAAAATTCTTAAATATCTTATTTTTTGATAAAAATAAAAAATTTGTATTCAATATTTTTTTTCAAAATGGTGATAATTATAAAATGATAATTTCAAATCAAAATGAAAATGTATCTATTTTTCTTTATTTTAATGAAATATTAAAAGAAGAAATTTTAAATTTTAACAATTTTATAAGAAATTTTTATCTTTATTATTTTTCTTTTGAAACAAAAATTTTAAATTCAAAAGAAGAAATTGAAAAAATTTTTTTTGAACAAAATAAAAAAATTTCAAATTTTAAAAAGGAATATGAAATCTTAAATTTAGAAATAACCTATTTAGCTGAATCAAGACCAATAGATATTAGTAATTTTAATAATCGAATTAATTACATTTTCTATTTTTTTAAATCACAAAAAATAGAAGACCAATATAAAAAATATAAAGAGAAGTTTTTGAAATGAATGAAAATTTCAGACGCATGAATTGATGATTTTGAAATTCAAAATGATTTTTATTGATATTTTAAAAATACAAAAGGAGAACTAATAAATTGAAATCAATTATCTAAAGGAACTCAAAAATGAGCTGCATTTTTTTACGATATTATTAGTCGTTATTTACTTAAAGACAAAATTACTGTTAATAAAAATATTTTTTTCTTAATAGATGAAATTGAAAATTTTATGCATTTAAAACTTACTAAAACATTCATAGATTTAATGATTCAATATTTTGAAAACAATCTTAATAATTCTATTGGAAAAATTCACTTAATATACACAACACATCAACCTTTACTATTTGAAAATTTGAATTTGAATGAAAAACAAAATATCTATTTTCTAGAAAAGCATCAAGGATATTCTAAAATAAAAAAATATTCTTCATTAGATCAAAATTTCACTTATGAATATTTAGAAGAAAAAATAGGAACTCATCCTTTAGATAAAATAATTGATGATTTTTTAAAGGAAATGAATTAA
- a CDS encoding type II restriction endonuclease, translated as MKKNFEKWLETMKESISTWNYFVDFEKVNENIKILESELILLNSLIKSKNIEEDFEILLKNNRNILKAIPLLLAKRNGKNDSFKIYTNGKIKIFNFENMSHKAKNYAKLDIDDYIEFMRKTGLFKFLKEGKIRNLLDYARGVEVGLDSNARKNRTGKLMEDLVRDHLAKLDFIENESFFQQFSYKNLKDQFDIDLTNIKDAFKAEKRFDFVVKTEKYIYGIETNFYHSSGSKLNETARSYKTIWNETKNHSKFKFIWITDGKGWLTSKSNLKEFFNVYDGILNIKDLENGKLKELLK; from the coding sequence ATGAAAAAAAACTTTGAAAAATGACTTGAAACTATGAAAGAATCTATTTCAACATGAAATTATTTTGTAGATTTTGAAAAAGTGAATGAAAATATTAAAATTTTAGAATCAGAATTAATTTTGCTAAATAGCTTAATAAAATCAAAAAACATTGAAGAAGATTTTGAAATTCTATTAAAAAATAATCGCAATATTTTGAAAGCAATTCCCTTACTTTTAGCTAAAAGAAACGGAAAAAATGATTCATTTAAAATATATACCAATGGAAAAATAAAGATTTTTAATTTTGAAAACATGTCACATAAAGCAAAAAATTATGCAAAATTAGACATTGATGATTATATAGAATTTATGAGAAAAACAGGTTTATTCAAGTTTTTAAAAGAAGGGAAAATAAGAAATTTATTAGATTATGCAAGAGGTGTCGAAGTTGGTTTAGATTCTAATGCCAGAAAAAATAGAACCGGTAAATTAATGGAAGATTTAGTAAGGGATCATTTAGCTAAATTAGATTTTATTGAAAATGAATCATTTTTTCAACAATTTTCTTATAAAAATTTAAAAGATCAATTTGATATTGATTTAACAAATATTAAAGATGCTTTTAAAGCTGAAAAACGATTTGATTTTGTTGTTAAAACAGAAAAATATATTTATGGAATTGAAACTAATTTCTATCATTCATCAGGTTCTAAACTAAACGAAACAGCAAGAAGCTATAAAACAATTTGAAATGAAACAAAAAATCATAGCAAATTTAAATTTATTTGAATCACAGATGGGAAAGGGTGACTTACATCTAAATCAAATTTAAAAGAATTTTTTAATGTTTACGATGGGATATTAAATATAAAAGATTTAGAAAATGGAAAATTAAAAGAATTATTAAAATAA
- a CDS encoding Dam family site-specific DNA-(adenine-N6)-methyltransferase, which produces MNILLENFGTRLKELRKSKQISQKELSESTGIVREQISRIENGLVNPTLDTLHKISLALNIFLHELLNFEINSKENSKLAKFTFPLKPFVKWAGGKTQLLNVLEKEIPKNFNTYFEPFVGGGALFLKLQPLHAVISDSNIDLISTYKSFQSKKNYKKMVHELLKHQNNHNENYYYKIRNLDKELNFDKELKYIKAARMIYLNKSCFNGLYRVNSKGFFNVPSGKYKRVNAYDEFLYKNLNEYFLKSKVKILNQDYKKVISLAKAGDFVYLDPPYDTLDEKKNFTTYTKNAFGKNEQKHLAETFKDLDKRGVKVMLSNHNTHFINELYKDYNIKVIHARRSINSSSSGRGKIEEVLITNYKN; this is translated from the coding sequence ATGAACATTTTATTGGAAAATTTTGGAACTAGATTAAAGGAACTAAGAAAAAGTAAGCAAATTTCTCAAAAGGAACTTTCGGAAAGTACCGGGATTGTAAGAGAGCAAATATCAAGAATTGAAAATGGACTTGTAAATCCAACTTTAGATACTTTACATAAAATAAGTTTAGCATTAAATATTTTCCTTCATGAACTATTAAATTTTGAAATTAACTCTAAAGAAAATTCAAAATTAGCAAAATTTACTTTTCCATTAAAACCTTTTGTTAAATGAGCAGGAGGGAAAACTCAATTATTAAATGTATTGGAAAAAGAAATTCCTAAAAATTTTAATACTTATTTTGAGCCTTTTGTTGGAGGAGGAGCTCTATTTTTAAAACTTCAACCTCTACATGCAGTTATTTCAGACTCTAATATTGATTTAATTTCAACTTATAAAAGTTTTCAAAGTAAAAAAAATTATAAAAAAATGGTCCATGAGTTGTTGAAACATCAAAATAATCACAACGAAAATTATTATTATAAAATTAGAAATTTAGATAAAGAACTTAATTTTGATAAAGAACTTAAATACATAAAAGCAGCAAGAATGATTTATTTGAATAAGTCTTGTTTTAATGGTTTATATAGAGTAAATTCAAAAGGTTTTTTTAATGTTCCTTCAGGTAAATATAAAAGAGTAAATGCTTATGATGAGTTTTTATATAAAAATTTAAATGAATATTTTTTAAAATCTAAAGTAAAAATTTTAAATCAAGATTATAAAAAAGTTATTTCTTTAGCAAAAGCTGGAGATTTTGTTTATTTAGATCCTCCATATGATACATTGGATGAAAAAAAAAATTTTACAACTTATACTAAAAATGCTTTTGGAAAAAATGAACAGAAACATTTGGCAGAAACATTTAAAGATTTAGATAAAAGAGGTGTGAAAGTAATGTTAAGCAATCATAATACTCATTTCATAAATGAACTTTATAAAGATTATAACATCAAAGTCATTCATGCCCGTAGAAGTATTAATTCTTCAAGTTCTGGAAGAGGAAAAATTGAAGAAGTTTTAATTACAAATTACAAAAATTAA
- the era gene encoding GTPase Era: protein MNKKIRILVSTIIGKPNAGKSSLLNSLLKESVSIISNKPQTTRDQITGIYSDEANTEQFVFTDTPGIHKSKTELGKKMNEYSYSSIKDIDLVLFLSPIDYEVEEIDLEIISNLENVKNKIAIVTKIDLAKDHAIVEQRALFLKEKGFTNVLAYSTKNEATRNLLLSELRSYSYEGFALYENDYYTDKPMRFIAKELIRESLLESLDHEVPHNIAVEIEEYNEARDDQLTEIKAVIYVARDSQKGIVIGEGGKMIKSIGMKSRKKIEDILQEKIVLKTKVKVSKNWINDKISLKKLGY, encoded by the coding sequence TTGAACAAAAAAATTAGAATTTTAGTTAGTACAATTATCGGAAAACCAAATGCCGGTAAAAGTTCTCTTTTAAACTCTCTTTTAAAAGAGAGTGTTTCAATTATTAGTAATAAGCCTCAAACTACAAGAGATCAAATTACAGGAATTTATTCAGATGAAGCAAATACAGAACAATTTGTTTTTACTGATACTCCAGGAATTCATAAATCAAAAACTGAATTAGGTAAAAAAATGAATGAATATAGTTACAGTTCTATAAAAGATATTGACTTAGTTTTATTTTTAAGTCCAATTGACTATGAAGTTGAAGAAATTGATTTAGAAATTATTTCCAATTTAGAAAATGTAAAAAACAAAATTGCAATTGTTACAAAAATTGATTTAGCAAAAGATCATGCTATTGTTGAACAAAGGGCTTTATTTTTAAAAGAAAAAGGTTTTACAAATGTTTTAGCTTATAGCACTAAAAATGAAGCTACAAGAAATTTATTACTAAGTGAATTAAGATCATATTCATATGAAGGTTTTGCTTTATATGAAAATGATTATTACACAGATAAGCCAATGCGTTTTATTGCAAAGGAATTAATTAGAGAATCACTTTTAGAATCACTTGATCATGAAGTTCCGCATAATATAGCTGTTGAAATTGAAGAATATAATGAAGCTAGAGATGATCAATTAACAGAAATTAAAGCAGTTATTTATGTTGCACGAGATTCTCAAAAAGGTATTGTTATTGGTGAAGGTGGTAAAATGATCAAATCCATCGGAATGAAATCAAGAAAAAAAATTGAAGATATTTTACAAGAAAAAATAGTTTTAAAAACCAAAGTAAAAGTAAGCAAAAATTGAATCAATGATAAAATTTCTCTTAAAAAATTAGGGTATTAA
- the cdd gene encoding cytidine deaminase gives MENKYGDIFKKLKNHLDKAYARYSNFHVAAIVEKNNKQYFGFNIENSSYPAGICAERSALFAFANDHDWSFNKNHKIDAIYIISNLNDYIVPCGMCLQVMSEFLTNETPVISFSINKKVKEFKFKELNPYPVRSEFLFEQKN, from the coding sequence ATGGAAAATAAATACGGGGATATTTTTAAAAAATTAAAAAATCATCTAGATAAAGCTTATGCGAGATATTCAAATTTTCATGTTGCTGCAATTGTTGAAAAAAACAACAAACAATATTTTGGATTTAATATTGAAAACTCTTCTTATCCAGCTGGGATTTGTGCAGAAAGAAGTGCTTTATTTGCTTTTGCAAATGATCATGATTGGTCTTTTAACAAAAATCATAAAATAGATGCAATTTATATTATTTCAAATCTAAATGATTACATTGTACCTTGTGGTATGTGTTTGCAAGTAATGTCAGAATTTTTAACAAACGAAACACCAGTTATAAGTTTTAGTATCAATAAAAAAGTTAAAGAATTTAAATTTAAAGAATTGAATCCATACCCTGTAAGAAGCGAGTTTCTTTTTGAACAAAAAAATTAG
- the ybeY gene encoding rRNA maturation RNase YbeY — protein MENNLNLCNQTNYRFRYKKDFQNILDEIALFFKEKLPLELDLNIVDNILIKKISKQYYKKDKETDVLSFPSELANMKNALGFFHIGEIFLNYEKVILQAKEYNHSLKREFCYLFTHGIIHLYGYDHVKENEAKEMNAIVESIMQKLNIKRRK, from the coding sequence ATGGAAAACAATTTGAACTTATGCAACCAAACTAACTATAGATTTAGATACAAAAAGGATTTTCAAAATATTCTAGATGAAATTGCACTTTTTTTCAAGGAAAAACTTCCCTTAGAATTAGATTTGAATATTGTGGATAATATTTTAATTAAAAAAATCTCTAAACAATATTATAAAAAAGATAAAGAAACAGATGTTTTATCTTTTCCTAGTGAATTAGCAAATATGAAAAATGCTTTAGGATTTTTTCATATTGGAGAGATTTTTTTAAATTATGAAAAAGTTATTTTGCAAGCAAAAGAGTATAATCATTCATTAAAAAGAGAATTTTGTTATTTATTTACTCATGGAATTATTCATCTATACGGTTATGACCATGTTAAAGAAAATGAAGCAAAAGAAATGAATGCTATAGTTGAATCAATTATGCAAAAATTAAATATTAAAAGAAGAAAATAA
- a CDS encoding MAG1140 family protein, which produces MKKSRISFFVLLIFILLISLITTYFFLTFNLRKVIITTVNIDNQKIEAIISNDNLNFLDSSKNIYLNINNNWYEITFFEMKKINESFFVASFFSKQDFNFIQINNLNTFLKIDNIPLYEHLINFI; this is translated from the coding sequence ATGAAAAAAAGTAGAATTTCTTTTTTTGTGTTATTAATATTTATTTTACTTATTAGTTTAATCACTACATATTTCTTTTTAACTTTTAATTTAAGAAAAGTAATAATTACAACTGTGAATATTGATAATCAAAAAATTGAAGCAATTATTTCAAATGATAATCTTAATTTTTTAGATTCATCTAAAAATATCTATTTGAATATTAATAATAATTGATATGAAATAACTTTTTTTGAAATGAAAAAAATAAATGAAAGTTTTTTTGTAGCATCATTTTTTTCAAAACAGGATTTCAATTTTATTCAAATTAATAATTTAAATACATTTTTAAAAATAGATAATATTCCTTTATATGAACATTTAATAAATTTTATATAA
- a CDS encoding Mbov_0121 family peptidase domain-containing ABC transporter: protein MKIKVQNDLKECGLVVIQSFYKYYFKTWLDINFLKAISKFNQKGLSIYDLNLLAKQINLKTTSYEIKYSDFQNLKITKPIIVLLKENNYIHFVIVEKKSNHNYLILDPIEGKYFLDEKSFEKMYLNIVIEVEKLKDLVIVEKVKSNFKLEIKNFYTSWNILLSIFMLIFSFCFTFLLKIIFEEIFPSKDENLLWQIIILFFWISFLNIVLNLIKKLIISKTINKLSKLNLGIYFQKYNTLNLNYSNKITNIDHLKRIEILDSYINFKTNLNYFLIVEFINLIASSIFLIYINWEIFIISFCVGFLILNTNFLFNKILKNNYVKIQKSNINFSTSIIDKIYSKQELKNSTQNQFLDNKINEFKIELVKSNFKFLLKSNFKEFLLKTISSLSSILIIYLMSLRVINNSISLGELLLFLSVFNFFLNPFYSFSDLISEIPLQKENKKILDFILNGQFEKNYSQKPIEKINSISLKNFSFSYTSEQEIFKNINFYFEKNLQLKGPNGSGKSTLMKIIALSNLEDFSKILVNDLSVDNYDIDSVRTNILYLYNDFYFFKSTLIDFVTLKNLDYLNTFNSNIIQFNLMEFLDRLNLNLNTPIESNGINLSSGQKQLILLLRLFVKKFDVILLDEVFENLQSSIFYEISKIIKDYQNQAIFLEISHNENFLYKGNELYI from the coding sequence ATGAAAATAAAAGTGCAAAATGATCTTAAAGAATGTGGTTTAGTTGTTATTCAAAGTTTTTATAAATATTATTTTAAAACTTGATTAGATATTAATTTTTTAAAAGCAATTTCTAAATTTAATCAAAAAGGCTTAAGTATTTATGATTTAAATTTATTGGCAAAACAGATCAATTTGAAAACCACTTCTTATGAAATAAAATATAGTGATTTTCAAAATTTAAAAATTACTAAACCAATCATTGTGTTATTAAAAGAAAACAATTATATCCATTTTGTAATTGTTGAAAAAAAATCAAATCATAATTACTTAATTTTAGATCCGATTGAAGGGAAATATTTTCTTGATGAAAAAAGTTTTGAAAAAATGTATTTAAATATAGTAATTGAAGTAGAAAAATTGAAGGATTTAGTCATTGTTGAAAAAGTTAAATCTAATTTTAAATTAGAAATTAAAAATTTCTATACTTCATGAAATATTTTGCTTTCTATTTTTATGTTAATTTTCTCCTTTTGTTTTACTTTTTTGCTTAAAATAATTTTTGAAGAAATTTTCCCTTCAAAAGATGAAAATCTTTTATGACAGATAATTATTTTATTTTTTTGAATAAGTTTTTTAAACATAGTTTTAAATTTAATTAAAAAACTAATTATTTCAAAAACAATTAATAAATTAAGTAAATTGAATTTGGGTATTTATTTTCAAAAATACAATACTTTAAACTTGAATTATTCTAACAAAATAACAAATATAGATCATTTAAAAAGAATAGAAATTTTAGATTCTTATATCAATTTTAAGACTAATTTAAATTACTTTTTAATTGTAGAATTTATCAATTTAATTGCCTCTTCCATTTTTTTAATTTACATTAATTGAGAAATTTTTATTATTTCTTTTTGTGTTGGATTTTTGATTTTGAACACAAATTTTTTATTCAATAAAATATTAAAAAATAATTATGTAAAAATTCAGAAATCAAACATAAATTTCTCAACATCAATAATAGATAAAATATATTCAAAACAAGAATTAAAAAATTCTACCCAAAATCAATTTTTAGATAATAAAATAAATGAATTCAAAATAGAATTAGTTAAATCAAATTTTAAATTTTTACTAAAATCCAATTTCAAAGAATTTCTCTTGAAAACAATTAGTTCTTTAAGTTCTATTTTAATTATTTATTTAATGAGTTTAAGAGTGATAAACAATTCAATTTCTTTAGGAGAATTGTTATTGTTTTTGAGTGTTTTTAATTTTTTTCTGAATCCTTTTTATAGTTTTAGTGATTTGATTAGTGAAATTCCACTACAAAAAGAGAATAAAAAAATTCTTGATTTTATTTTAAATGGCCAATTTGAAAAGAATTATTCACAAAAACCTATTGAAAAAATTAACTCAATTTCTCTTAAAAATTTTTCTTTTTCTTATACAAGCGAGCAAGAAATTTTTAAAAATATAAATTTTTATTTTGAAAAAAATTTACAATTAAAAGGACCTAATGGATCAGGGAAAAGTACACTTATGAAAATAATTGCCCTAAGTAATCTTGAAGATTTTTCAAAAATTTTAGTGAATGATCTATCAGTAGATAATTATGATATTGATTCAGTTAGAACTAATATTTTATACCTGTATAATGATTTTTATTTTTTCAAGTCCACTTTAATTGATTTTGTAACTTTAAAAAATCTTGATTATTTAAATACTTTTAATTCAAATATTATCCAATTTAATTTAATGGAATTTTTAGATAGATTGAATCTTAATTTAAATACTCCAATTGAATCAAACGGAATCAATTTATCTTCAGGTCAAAAACAATTAATTTTATTATTAAGATTATTTGTAAAAAAATTTGATGTAATTTTATTAGATGAAGTTTTTGAAAATCTTCAAAGTAGTATCTTTTATGAAATAAGTAAAATAATAAAAGATTATCAAAATCAAGCTATTTTTTTAGAAATTTCACATAATGAAAATTTTCTTTATAAAGGAAATGAGCTTTACATATAA
- a CDS encoding FMN-dependent NADH-azoreductase translates to MKIQKVLVIKSSMTENLPSGSFSSALSDKFMEYYRKENPIDKIIELNLNDQKDLISLSSQNFNTFFTDGVSDKYIDQLKSVDKVVISSPMTNFNYTALLKNYLDRILVANKTFSYKYSKKGEAIGLLPHLKVQILTTQGAPLGWYTWGDHTKNLEGTFEFIGAKVAKSVVMDGLKTPQYSSLKAPEALDLFDKVIKTAAENF, encoded by the coding sequence ATGAAAATTCAAAAAGTTTTAGTTATTAAATCTAGTATGACTGAAAATCTTCCATCAGGATCTTTTTCTTCAGCATTAAGTGATAAATTTATGGAATATTATAGAAAAGAAAATCCAATAGATAAAATTATTGAGTTAAATTTAAATGATCAAAAAGATTTAATTTCTCTTAGTTCGCAAAATTTCAACACTTTTTTTACAGATGGAGTTTCTGATAAATATATCGATCAATTAAAATCAGTAGATAAAGTTGTTATCTCATCACCTATGACTAATTTTAATTACACAGCATTGTTGAAAAATTATTTAGATAGAATTTTAGTTGCTAACAAAACATTTTCATATAAATATTCTAAAAAAGGTGAAGCAATAGGTTTATTACCACATTTAAAAGTTCAAATTTTAACAACTCAAGGAGCACCTTTAGGATGATATACTTGAGGTGATCATACAAAAAATCTTGAAGGTACTTTTGAATTTATTGGTGCTAAAGTTGCTAAATCAGTTGTAATGGATGGTTTAAAAACACCACAATATTCTTCATTAAAAGCTCCTGAAGCTTTAGATTTATTTGATAAAGTAATTAAAACTGCTGCAGAAAACTTTTAA
- a CDS encoding ABC transporter ATP-binding protein, giving the protein MIKILTIAGKKRWSWIIFSIILLATEISLTFTIPFLARTLLGEVGKIPNVNRDVINLNLSLFIVVIVIDAFLFLSSSLIIIKVATDFSGFLRSKLFEKIQNFSAADIDKFTQSSLLTRITTDTKQIESGLILLLNWLPWGIFVLSGGIVSGLILSLDLSIILAIVIPFIIIFVIVLFFKSLPWFSKMQKSIDEINKNTKENILGVRIIKSFNLQESEKQKFFAKSQILSKNSFNGNVIISLAAPFIDLIINLSIVSLIWIGSAFIPNKVNELVIPYVQILQLILFGLATIVFVIKGLSSSIAPAHRVFEVIKHKPAISYGLKDEKIKQAKIKFDSLYFKYFENSEDYVLENISLEIKPGQTIGFIGPSGSGKSSLAALLTREYDPIKGQILINDENINVFSKRALNRNIAYASQKPILLNGTIRENISFGLEDEELKSKNFEALLIESAKNAEAWEFIEKRKLQLEEKINQRGTNLSGGQKQRVSLARTFIKRAKILVLDESTSALDNFTEQRIQETLKQKKDTSVIIISQKINSIKNADQIFVLDKGKIINFGKHRDLLKNNEFYREIAISQLGHEEVNKDMNF; this is encoded by the coding sequence ATGATAAAAATTTTAACTATAGCTGGTAAAAAAAGATGATCTTGAATTATTTTTTCAATAATCCTTTTAGCCACTGAAATAAGTTTAACTTTTACAATTCCATTTTTAGCCCGAACTTTACTTGGAGAAGTTGGAAAAATTCCTAATGTAAATAGAGATGTTATTAATCTTAATCTTTCATTATTTATAGTTGTAATTGTTATAGATGCATTTTTATTTTTGTCTAGTTCTTTAATAATTATTAAAGTTGCAACAGATTTTTCAGGTTTTTTAAGATCTAAACTTTTTGAAAAAATTCAAAATTTTAGTGCTGCTGATATTGATAAATTTACTCAATCATCTTTATTAACAAGAATAACAACTGATACTAAACAAATTGAATCTGGATTAATTTTATTACTTAATTGATTGCCATGAGGAATTTTTGTTTTAAGTGGAGGAATTGTTTCGGGTTTAATTTTATCTTTAGACTTATCAATCATTCTTGCAATTGTAATTCCTTTTATTATTATTTTTGTTATAGTGTTATTTTTTAAATCATTACCTTGATTTTCAAAAATGCAAAAATCAATTGATGAAATAAATAAAAATACAAAGGAAAACATTTTAGGGGTTAGAATTATAAAAAGTTTTAATCTTCAAGAAAGTGAAAAGCAAAAATTTTTTGCTAAAAGTCAAATTCTTTCTAAAAATTCTTTTAATGGAAATGTGATTATATCTCTTGCAGCACCTTTTATTGATTTGATTATTAATTTAAGTATTGTTTCACTAATTTGAATTGGTTCAGCTTTTATACCAAACAAAGTTAATGAACTTGTTATTCCTTATGTGCAAATCTTGCAACTAATTTTGTTTGGTTTAGCAACTATTGTTTTTGTTATAAAAGGTTTAAGTAGTTCTATTGCTCCAGCACACAGAGTTTTTGAAGTTATTAAACATAAACCGGCAATTTCGTATGGACTAAAAGATGAAAAAATAAAGCAAGCTAAAATAAAATTTGATAGTCTATATTTTAAATACTTTGAAAATTCTGAAGACTATGTTTTAGAAAATATTTCTTTAGAAATAAAACCAGGGCAAACAATTGGTTTTATTGGACCATCTGGAAGTGGAAAATCTTCACTTGCTGCTTTATTGACAAGAGAATATGATCCAATTAAAGGTCAAATTTTGATTAATGATGAAAATATAAATGTTTTTTCAAAAAGGGCATTAAATAGAAATATTGCATATGCTTCGCAAAAACCTATTTTATTAAATGGAACAATTAGAGAAAACATATCTTTTGGACTTGAAGACGAAGAATTAAAATCAAAAAATTTTGAGGCTTTATTAATTGAATCCGCAAAAAATGCTGAAGCTTGAGAATTTATTGAAAAAAGGAAGCTTCAACTTGAAGAAAAAATTAATCAAAGAGGAACAAATTTAAGTGGTGGACAAAAGCAAAGAGTTTCACTTGCTAGAACTTTTATTAAAAGAGCCAAAATATTAGTTTTAGATGAATCAACTTCTGCTTTAGATAATTTTACAGAGCAAAGAATTCAAGAAACTTTAAAACAAAAAAAAGATACAAGTGTTATTATTATTTCTCAAAAAATTAACTCAATTAAAAATGCAGATCAAATTTTTGTTTTAGATAAAGGTAAAATAATTAATTTTGGAAAACATAGAGATTTATTAAAAAATAATGAATTCTATAGAGAAATTGCAATTTCTCAACTTGGACATGAAGAAGTAAATAAAGACATGAATTTTTAA
- a CDS encoding signal peptidase II has product MKNFIKKNNLDFWNINKKTVFKNLLTFLFLFTFLIAMDQIFKSIFFQVGERPFTGNRVIAFQWGIFGIYSLENEGLTSSIPLDSTGIQILSFFFLIPLSIAIIFSKNSFLTTSSILLFSGTLGNLMDRLIFGGKVKDIFFVGSINNGIFNFADIYVVVGSIFLLLLILWVGIFKDWVIKIISKKKYND; this is encoded by the coding sequence ATGAAAAATTTTATAAAAAAAAATAATTTAGATTTTTGAAATATCAATAAAAAAACTGTTTTTAAAAATTTACTTACTTTTCTTTTTTTATTTACTTTTTTAATAGCAATGGATCAAATTTTTAAATCAATTTTTTTTCAAGTTGGAGAAAGGCCTTTTACAGGTAATAGAGTAATAGCTTTTCAATGAGGAATTTTTGGAATTTATTCACTTGAAAATGAAGGTCTAACTTCTTCAATTCCACTTGATTCGACTGGTATTCAAATATTGAGCTTTTTCTTCTTGATTCCTTTATCAATAGCAATTATTTTTTCTAAAAATAGTTTTTTAACTACTTCTTCAATTCTTTTATTTTCAGGAACTTTAGGAAATTTAATGGATCGACTAATTTTTGGTGGGAAAGTAAAAGATATTTTCTTTGTCGGCTCAATAAATAATGGAATTTTCAATTTTGCTGATATTTATGTTGTTGTTGGTTCGATCTTTTTATTACTTTTAATTTTATGAGTTGGAATATTTAAGGATTGAGTTATAAAAATAATAAGCAAGAAAAAGTATAATGATTAA